DNA sequence from the Candidatus Eisenbacteria bacterium genome:
AACAAGACCAGCTTCGAGGTCGAGTACGCCCTCTACCGGTGGCTGCTCCTCAACCTCCAGGGCGAGACCTCGAAGGTCCGCTCCTTCTTCCGGGTGCGCCATGCCTACTAGGCGTTCGTGCGCGCTCATCAGCGTGCTGATCGTCCTCGGCTTCGTGGCGCCGGCGAGCGCACAGGTGCGGGTGGACGGCGCGACCGAGGTGCGCTCGCTCCAGTTCTCGGGAGTGAAAGCGCTGAACGAGCACCGGCTCGAGAAGGTGCTCCAGACGCGGGCGCGAGGCCCGGCCTATGGTCTGCGAAGAGCGCTCGGAAAGCTGCCGCTGGTTCCCGATCCCGCGACTCATCCATTCAGCCCCCTGACGCTGCAGGAAGATGTTGTCCGGCTGCGCGGGGCCTACGCGGCCTCCGGCTTCTTCCACACGGGCGTCCGCTACGACGTCCGGCGTGACGACGCGAAGAACCTTCTCGACATCACTTTCCTGATCGACGAAGGCCCGCCCACGCTCGTCGCCGACGTGGTGGTGAAGGCGCGGGACAGCCTCGCGACGTTGCCGGTCCCCGAGGGTGAACAGAGCTCGTGGGATGGCGCGCAGCGCGCGGCCTTCAAGCAGCGAGGCGGGCGGCTGGTGGTCGACGATGCACGCAAGGCTCGGGACAAGCTCGAGAAGTGGTGGCGCAACCGCGGCTTTCCGCGCGCGGAAGTGGCGACGGCGCTTGGCGTCGACAGCACGGGATCCCGGGCATGGCTCACGTATCGCGTGGCGCCCGGCTCGTTCGCACGCTTCGGCGACCTGAAGGTCGAGGGAGCCGAGACGATTTCGGACGTCACGGTGGGCAAGATGGTGCCCATTCATCGCGGCGACCCCTACTCGGAGAGCGCGCTCGAGCAGGCAGCCCTCGATCTGCAGAAGCTCGACATCGTGCGCGTGGCCAAGGTGGACGTCCCGGCACTCGGGCCGGCCGACTCCACCTTCGAGTCTGCGACCCCGGCTTCCGCACCAGCCGCCGAGCCGGTGGACCCGGTGCTGCCGCCTCGCGTGCGGATCACCGAAGGCGATCGTCGGCTGATCGGGGGTGATGTCGGCTACGTCACGGACGCGGGCTTCACCACCGAGGCGCGCTGGTCCCACCGCAACTTCTGGGGCGGCGGCCGCTCGCTGACACTCACCGGCATCGCGCAGACCGGCTGGCTGGCCCTGGTCGACGATCCCGATATCCGCTACCGGCTCTCGCTTTCACTCAAACAGCCCGCCTTCGGCCATCGTCACGTCTCCGGAATCGTCAGCCCCTTCGTGGAGCACCGCGACGACAGCC
Encoded proteins:
- a CDS encoding BamA/TamA family outer membrane protein → MPTRRSCALISVLIVLGFVAPASAQVRVDGATEVRSLQFSGVKALNEHRLEKVLQTRARGPAYGLRRALGKLPLVPDPATHPFSPLTLQEDVVRLRGAYAASGFFHTGVRYDVRRDDAKNLLDITFLIDEGPPTLVADVVVKARDSLATLPVPEGEQSSWDGAQRAAFKQRGGRLVVDDARKARDKLEKWWRNRGFPRAEVATALGVDSTGSRAWLTYRVAPGSFARFGDLKVEGAETISDVTVGKMVPIHRGDPYSESALEQAALDLQKLDIVRVAKVDVPALGPADSTFESATPASAPAAEPVDPVLPPRVRITEGDRRLIGGDVGYVTDAGFTTEARWSHRNFWGGGRSLTLTGIAQTGWLALVDDPDIRYRLSLSLKQPAFGHRHVSGIVSPFVEHRDDSQDLSTQIGLNTTLIYQRRALNSVSLDYQVARREVKQYRFGDLASGDIDLFTFLVHVAQGLVDSLGSHVNSSTVTLSGTYGMLDDPANPRQGAIARPAFQVTAPTSISSTAYWRIDASANGFVPLGRSIVIATRARFGQLFPFGKSVPGPGEDPRAKFLQLHDAAFTAGGTGDVRGWENRLLGPKVPDVRFNTVGDSLVPFTEGYDPYGGLARATFSIEARMPVPRLGPSFGSVLFLDGGRVWTSDERFGLRDDPNGQDELFFAAGGGFTLRTPVGPIEVSAGYKLNPSVTDLVDAQDALAGAQAGIPLESLPRHSNRRWQFHLAIGTSY